The following nucleotide sequence is from Barnesiella viscericola DSM 18177.
TTCTACGACACCATCGAGTCGCTCGTCGAAGCCTATAACGGCAGCAACGACTACGAACCCCTGTCGATGGAGATGTTCAAGATCTTTGCCGTCGAAATGCCCTTCGACGAAGAACAATTCCGCTCGATGCGAAAGAGCGAGATTATCGACCGCCTCTACGACACGGTAGTGGCCACCTTCAAACGCAAGGGCGAACGCATGGCCGAGATTGCCAACATGAATATCAAACCCTTTGTTGAGCAACGGGGCCTGTCGACCGGTATGATACGGGTACCCATTACCGACGGCAAACGGGTGTTCGGTATCGCCTGCGACCTGAACGAAGCCTACAAGAGCGAATCGCAGTCGGTCGTTAAGCAGTTCCAGAAAGCCGTGCTGCTCATGACCATCGACGAGGCCTGGAAAGAGCACCTGCGTGAACTCGACCAGTTGCGCCAGTCGGTACAGAATGCCAGCTACGAGCAGAAAGACCCGCTGTTAATCTACAAGCTCGAATCGTTCAACCTCTTCAAGGAGATGGTCGAGACGATGAATCGCAAGGCCATTGCCATTCTCATGCGGGGTCAGATATACATTCAGGCTCCGCAAGACGTGCACGAGGCAGCTCCCGAGCGTCGGGAAGATTACAGCAAGTACCGCACGCAAAAGGACGAATATCCCGGTCAGTCGGCGCAGTCGGCACAGGCAGCCGCCGCAGCGGCACCCCAGCGTCCCCGGGTTACCGAGCCCATCAAGGCTGCACCCCGCGTAGGCCGTAACGATCCCTGCCCTTGCGGTAGCGGCAAGAAATACAAAAACTGTCACGGGAGAGGCCTTTAATCTCCCATTTGCCATACCCCGCAACCGGCGGCTCCCGCAAGGGAACCGCCGGTTGTATTTTTAGGAGAGAGGGAAGAATCCTTGTAAGAATGGGGTAAATTCGATAAAAAACATTTATCTTCGCCTTATGAAACAGAACTCATTATGATGAGGCTCCCTTATATTCAATCACCACTTAATTACATTGGGGGTAAGTATAAACTGCTTCCTCAGTTGCTCCCGTTGTTTCCTCGGCAGATAGGTACGTTTGTCGATCTTTTTTGCGGTGGGTGTAATGTGGGAATAAACGTACCTTCCGAGCGTACGGTATTTAATGATAATATTTCGTATTTGATTGATTTATACCGAGCGTTCTCTTCTTTGACGTTGGAGGATACGATAGATTATATCGAACGTCGCATTGGAGAATTTCAATTGTCATTGACAAATGAAGAAGGGTATAAGACACTCCGTCGGGAGTATAATGAACAACGCAACCCTTTGGATCTTTTCGTTTTGACAGCCTATTCGTTTAATCACCAGATACGATTTAACAATTCTCATCAATTTAACAACCCCTTTGGCAGGGAGCGAAGTCGCTTCAATGCCGCGATGAAGTCTAATCTATGTGCATTTCTTTCCCGGTTACACGAGAGAAACATAGCTTTTACCTGTTTCGATTTCGATCAGTTCGATTTTTCAGAATTGAACGGAAGAGATTTCGTATATTGTGATCCTCCCTATCTTATTACAACGGGGACGTACAACGATGGAAAGAGAGGATTTACCGGTTGGAACGAGATTCAGGAACGTAAACTGTTGAGGCTTTTGGACGAACTGGATACTCGTGGAGTTGCATTTGCACTCTCTAATGTCTTGGTTCATAGGGGTAAGGAAAATATGATCTTAAAAGAGTGGATAGAGCGTAAAGGATATAAAGTGAATTATTTGAATAAAAGTTACGATAATTCAAACTATCACATAGCTTACAAGGGCGGAACGAGTGTAGAGGTTCTGGTGGTGAATTATGAGCCTGAGGCAATAGAGCAAGGCGTATTATTTGCATGAGATACATAGGTAATAAAGAAAATGTAGTGCCTCGCATTGATGAGATATTGACTCGTAAGCATATTACGGGAGAGAGTCTGTTTGATTTTTTCTCGGGAACGACCAGTGTAGGGAAATATTACAAACGGATGGGATATCGAGTGAATACATCGGATTTCATGTATTTTTCCTATTGTTTGCAGAAGGCATATATTGAAAACAATACGGATCCTGGATTTGAACGACTATTGCCCGAACTTTGTATCGAACCTTCCGGTTTGTTTATGACTCCACTTGAAAGAGTCGTTGCCTATCTTGATAAGCTAAAACCCGAGCAAGGGTTCATATACAATCATTATACGCCAGGAGGGACAGTCGACTTGCCACAACCTCGCATGTATTTCAGCGATGAGAATGGAGGTAAAATCGATGCGATACGTCGGCAGATAGAACAGTGGCATGAGGCTGGGTTACTTGTAGAGAACGAGTATTATATTCTTTTGGCCACACTCATCGAGTCGGTTTCGTTTTATGCCAATGTGGCGGGGGTGTATGCCGCTTTTTATAAGAAATGGGATCCTAGGGCGGTTAAGCCGTTGCGGCTGCGACCCATTGAGATTCTGGTGAATAATCGGGAAAATCGGGTTTATTATGCCGACTCCATGACCTTGTTGGATCGAGTTGATGCTGATATTCTCTATCTGGACCCACCCTACAACGAAAGGCAATATGCTTCTAATTATCATGTACTGGAAACGATTGCCCGAAACGATAATCCCGAAATCCGAGGCGTAACGGGTATGCGGGATTACACGACTCAGCGATCGCGCTTCTGCAAATCTACTTCGGCTTTGGCCGATTTGGATCGCATTGCCCGGGAGGCGACTTATCGGTATCTGGTATTGAGTTATAACTCAGAGGGTATTATGAGTTCAGAGAAGATTATCGAGGTTTTGTCTCGCTATGGTGATGTGGAGATGGAGCAGTTTGAATACCTACGGTTCAAAAGCAATAACAACGGATTGTCTTCGACCAAACGGCATATTTGGGAACAGCTATATATTTTGAAACGACTATGAAAGCACATAACTTATGGATATTGACTGAGGAGAGGCCTAAGATTGAGGTTTTGAAAATGATCTTTCAGTATTTTGCTCAGGATCATCAATGCGGTTTTTTCGGGGATACGTTGAGGATTATTCCTGTATTGAACGACCGACATGAGTTCGCATTTGAATATGAGGTTGTTGGGTTTCATTGTGCGAAGGTGAATCGGGTTATCCTTAAAACTGTTTCGGGATATTCGAGTTTTGTCGATTTCCTGGTTTTTTATCAAGATACGCAACCGGTCGAGACCGATGCTCCTATTTATGCTATTGAGGAGACGAAAACCGATGATAAAGAGAGCCGAAATACGGGTGTCTTTCAGCGCTGTACGAAGTTCGTTTTTATTCGGCATTATTACCCTTCGGTCAAGATGATTATGCTGTATGCTCTACAAGTAGAACAAAAGAAAGAGCCGACACAAACCTATGTTCTGGGTACACGATTATTGCTGACTTTTGGGGTTGAGATTTTAGGGAAAAATTTGGATAAACAATTGTTCAAGCCATTTCAATCGGTTGATGAGATTATCTCTTTTAAACAAAATATGCGAAAAGCTCCAGGAGGGAATGTCCCCATTATGCTGTATAAAACAGATGGGAAAATTTCTATTTCGGGGCGGTTATATAAAAGTGGAGGTCTGTCTCATGATCCCAATATAGGGGCACTGAGTATTTTGTCTGCTGTTTTAAGGGTGTTGGGGTGGACTGGTCGGATTGAGATTATCCGTCATGGGTTGTTACAATCGCATGTAGGAGTAAATAATAAGTTTGTGCAGGTAGCCAATATGTGGGGAATAGAGTTGGAGAATGTCGTTGTTCCTTGTGCCAATATCTCTCCTTATTATTGGAAATATGATATGGAGGGGGAGAAACTGGGCACTATTTTTATTCATATTGTAGTTGAAAATTTTACAGAAGGTTACTCCATATTTGAAAACCATGCGGGTTGTGAGAAAGGGTATTTTATTAAGCCCGACGGGACACCTGTTGCATTGGCCAAGTATAGCGATAGGCAAAAATATAAGGAAGGGGATAAAAGTCAGATAATTTATATTCCCGATCTGGTTCTGATTGATATAGTAGAAAATGAATCAATAACGATTGAAGGGAAAAAATACAAGAATAAGGACCAAGGTATTAAGGAGTTGGATAATTATGACTCTTTCGATGAACTTTATTTGAGACGATATTATCCGCAGTATAAGATAGTTAGGACGGTTGTTCTCTATGGTAGTCAGGAGGAAAAAATTTCTGAAATAAAAGTAGGATTTCTGTTAAATCAAAACGGTAAACTGGTCTTGGGTATAGCTGCTCCATCTCTATTTTGTAGAGCAATAAGAAATCTATTGGATTATTGGAACTAAATTCCTGTTATATCAGAACGGATAGCCGATGGCCAGGTGGAAGGCGAGGCTGTTCTTGAACGACGTCATGTTGTAGTACCCTTTGCGGCCGGTATCGTAGGGGGCGTGAATACCGATACCCAGGTCGCCGCGCAGCACCAGCATGCCGATGTCGTAGCGCAGTCCCACACCGGTACCCAGGGCGATGTCCTTGAAGAAGGTGCGGCCGTCCAGCTCGCCACCGGGACGGTTGGGGTCCCGTTTCAACAGCCAGATGTTGCCGGCATCGACAAAGGCGGCGCCGTGCAGGTCGCCCCAGATGGGGAATCGGTATTCGAGGTTGGCTTCGAGTTTAAAGGTACCCGTCTGGTCGAAGTAGCCGTCGACATCGTCCTGCGGCGGCAGGTAGCTGCCGGGGCCGAGCGAACGTATGGTGAAGGCACGTATGCTGTTGGCTCCGCCGATGTAGAATTGTTCGCTGTAAGGTACCTCTTTGGAGTTGCCGTAGGCGTGCTCGGCACCCACGAACACGCGACCTACCAGCCAGTGGTCGGGGCGGAAGCGGTGGTAGTAGACCATCTCGGCGCTACCCTTGACAAACTGGGAGAAGCTGCTGCCGAAGATGCGTTTCTCGCCGTGTTGTCCCAGCAGTGAGGTGATGCCGCTGAGTATGTTGCCGGCCGACATGCCCATGAGTTGCCACACGAAGCGGTTGTCGACCTCGCGCCCGTAGGAGGTGTCGTAGGTGTAGGTGTAGCTCGACGAGGGGATAAACTGGTCGCGGAAGCTGAGGGCGATGGCGGGATTCTCCTCCATGGTTTTATCGAACGACTCGGTGGTGTTGAGTAGCTTGGTGTAGACCAGTTTGAACGGGGTGACCGAGTGGCCGGCCCGCAGCGAGGTGCGGTATTCGTAGCTCATCGACCCGTTGAACGAGACCATGCGGAAGTAGTGCGGCCGGTTCATCAGGTTGGCTCCCAACTGGAATCGGGTGAAAGCGGGATAGCGGCGGGTACGGGGCATCTGCGGCAGAAATCCCGGTACGATGCGGGGGTAGGAGAGCGACGAGTTGAGTCCGAACTCGTAGGAGTTGAAGAGCGAGGCTTTGCCGTGTTGCGAGCCTCCGCCCGTCTGCCATTCGTAGCTGCCGTTGAGCTTGACCGACAGCTTCTCTCCCCCGCCGAACAGGTTGTTGTGGTTGATACCGAAGATGAGTCC
It contains:
- a CDS encoding Dam family site-specific DNA-(adenine-N6)-methyltransferase, which encodes MMRLPYIQSPLNYIGGKYKLLPQLLPLFPRQIGTFVDLFCGGCNVGINVPSERTVFNDNISYLIDLYRAFSSLTLEDTIDYIERRIGEFQLSLTNEEGYKTLRREYNEQRNPLDLFVLTAYSFNHQIRFNNSHQFNNPFGRERSRFNAAMKSNLCAFLSRLHERNIAFTCFDFDQFDFSELNGRDFVYCDPPYLITTGTYNDGKRGFTGWNEIQERKLLRLLDELDTRGVAFALSNVLVHRGKENMILKEWIERKGYKVNYLNKSYDNSNYHIAYKGGTSVEVLVVNYEPEAIEQGVLFA
- a CDS encoding DNA adenine methylase; the encoded protein is MRYIGNKENVVPRIDEILTRKHITGESLFDFFSGTTSVGKYYKRMGYRVNTSDFMYFSYCLQKAYIENNTDPGFERLLPELCIEPSGLFMTPLERVVAYLDKLKPEQGFIYNHYTPGGTVDLPQPRMYFSDENGGKIDAIRRQIEQWHEAGLLVENEYYILLATLIESVSFYANVAGVYAAFYKKWDPRAVKPLRLRPIEILVNNRENRVYYADSMTLLDRVDADILYLDPPYNERQYASNYHVLETIARNDNPEIRGVTGMRDYTTQRSRFCKSTSALADLDRIAREATYRYLVLSYNSEGIMSSEKIIEVLSRYGDVEMEQFEYLRFKSNNNGLSSTKRHIWEQLYILKRL
- the tamL gene encoding translocation and assembly module lipoprotein TamL, whose translation is MKKSIAYLLAALLSTAILIGCSTTKRLADDEVLYTGVKKMEIIPDSGVKIADNVKSEIKSTLSVAPNNPLFSPYVRTPFPIGLWVWNYLEPKSDKGLKHWIYEKLAKEPVLVSNVQPELRMSVIKDILGNNGYFGADANYELIYNKRNPKKARISYKIEVPPAYTLDTVELLAPTSPITRFIDSINSATILQRGDRYCLDSLSAERNRITNALRNNGYFYFRPEYIEYLADTTLSPGKVALRMTLKKGIPAQALKPYYVGRVNVQLNGATGGGTPDTIRYPHMTVAYHKPVHLKRWILPRNITFRPGTLYTLDTQNTTQSNLGRLGIFRTVSVEVTPLDSLVQKDSLDVTIQATFDVPLEATIEANVSSKSNSYIGPGLIFGINHNNLFGGGEKLSVKLNGSYEWQTGGGSQHGKASLFNSYEFGLNSSLSYPRIVPGFLPQMPRTRRYPAFTRFQLGANLMNRPHYFRMVSFNGSMSYEYRTSLRAGHSVTPFKLVYTKLLNTTESFDKTMEENPAIALSFRDQFIPSSSYTYTYDTSYGREVDNRFVWQLMGMSAGNILSGITSLLGQHGEKRIFGSSFSQFVKGSAEMVYYHRFRPDHWLVGRVFVGAEHAYGNSKEVPYSEQFYIGGANSIRAFTIRSLGPGSYLPPQDDVDGYFDQTGTFKLEANLEYRFPIWGDLHGAAFVDAGNIWLLKRDPNRPGGELDGRTFFKDIALGTGVGLRYDIGMLVLRGDLGIGIHAPYDTGRKGYYNMTSFKNSLAFHLAIGYPF